The Marivivens sp. LCG002 genome contains a region encoding:
- a CDS encoding YeeE/YedE family protein, with the protein MIDALGDSNVAAIFGLIGGIMLGLAARLGRFCTLGAIEDLIYGENDTRIRMWGVAIGVAVIGSFALMGLGYLNAPETIYLGFELSIIGAVLGGLVFGYGMALAGNCGYGALARLGGGDLRNFVIVVVMGLASYATISGPLAYARVYLLPQERTSGDIPGIAHDLADIVGLSPSLIGILVGIAILLVTIAPKRIRTSKETLFWGVVVGLAVVIGWGGTQWVASNGFDGVRVESHTFSAPLGESMLWAMTASGQSLSFGIGSVAGVWLGAFIGSLIKGHFRWEACEDPRELRRQIFGAAMMGVGAVVAMGCSIGQGLSAMSVLAWSAPIALGSMLLGAYVGLRHLIAGFEKFD; encoded by the coding sequence ATGATCGACGCTCTCGGCGACAGCAATGTCGCTGCTATCTTCGGCCTGATCGGGGGCATCATGCTCGGTCTGGCCGCCCGACTTGGACGGTTCTGCACGCTCGGGGCTATCGAGGACCTCATCTACGGCGAAAACGATACGCGCATCCGCATGTGGGGTGTCGCCATCGGCGTTGCGGTGATCGGTTCGTTTGCGCTGATGGGCCTCGGCTATCTCAATGCGCCCGAAACCATTTATCTGGGGTTCGAGCTCTCGATTATCGGGGCCGTGCTTGGCGGGCTTGTGTTCGGCTATGGCATGGCGCTCGCGGGTAACTGCGGCTATGGCGCACTGGCGCGGCTCGGTGGCGGCGATTTGCGCAATTTCGTTATCGTGGTGGTCATGGGACTTGCCTCTTATGCCACGATCTCGGGGCCGCTGGCCTATGCGCGGGTCTATCTTCTCCCGCAAGAGCGCACGAGCGGCGACATTCCGGGGATCGCGCATGATCTTGCGGATATCGTCGGGCTTTCCCCAAGTCTGATCGGCATCCTTGTCGGAATTGCCATTCTCCTTGTTACCATCGCGCCCAAGCGCATCCGCACGTCCAAGGAAACCCTGTTCTGGGGTGTGGTCGTCGGACTTGCCGTTGTGATCGGTTGGGGCGGAACCCAGTGGGTTGCGTCGAACGGTTTTGACGGCGTGCGCGTTGAATCGCATACGTTCTCGGCACCCTTGGGGGAAAGCATGCTTTGGGCGATGACCGCCAGCGGACAGAGCCTCTCCTTCGGGATCGGCTCGGTTGCAGGCGTGTGGCTCGGCGCGTTTATCGGATCGCTCATCAAAGGCCATTTCCGCTGGGAAGCCTGTGAAGACCCGCGAGAGCTGCGGCGTCAGATTTTCGGTGCGGCGATGATGGGCGTCGGTGCGGTCGTGGCCATGGGCTGTTCGATCGGCCAAGGCCTTTCGGCCATGTCGGTGCTGGCATGGTCCGCGCCAATTGCGCTCGGCTCGATGTTGCTCGGGGCCTATGTCGGCCTGCGCCACCTCATCGCCGGATTTGAAAAGTTCGACTAG
- the coaBC gene encoding bifunctional phosphopantothenoylcysteine decarboxylase/phosphopantothenate--cysteine ligase CoaBC, whose translation MLAGKRVLLIVGGGIAAFKAVDVIRGLRAQGASVTPVLTKAGSEFVTPLTLSVLAGSKVYQDLFDLTEEIEMGHIELSRSADLVVVTPATADLLGKMANGLANDLASTLLMATDKPVLVAPAMNVRMWEHPATQRNVKLLKSDGVLFCGPVEGSMACGEFGFGRMSEPDEIIAAIGAALSEGPLKGKHVLVTSGPTHEPIDPVRYIANRSSGQQGSAIAAALVALGAHVTFVTGPADAPPPQGVTLVKVETAAEMKTAVEAALPADAAVFAAAVADWRVASASGSKIKKEAGKLPTLEFAENPDILKTVSHMSEGRPRLVVGFAAETDDVIANATAKRARKGCDWIVANDVSPATGIMGGSENAVTLITEHGSETWERMGKAEVAERLARKIAAALG comes from the coding sequence ATGCTTGCTGGTAAACGGGTTCTTTTGATTGTGGGCGGCGGCATTGCGGCCTTCAAGGCTGTCGATGTGATACGCGGCCTTCGGGCACAGGGCGCGTCGGTCACACCCGTTCTCACCAAAGCGGGGAGCGAGTTCGTCACGCCCTTGACGCTCTCGGTGCTTGCAGGAAGCAAGGTTTACCAAGATCTGTTCGATCTCACCGAAGAAATCGAAATGGGGCATATCGAGCTGTCCCGTTCTGCCGATCTTGTCGTTGTGACCCCTGCAACGGCTGATCTTTTGGGGAAAATGGCCAACGGGCTCGCCAATGATCTGGCCTCGACGCTCCTGATGGCGACGGACAAGCCCGTCTTGGTCGCCCCTGCCATGAATGTGCGCATGTGGGAGCATCCTGCAACCCAGCGTAACGTCAAACTGCTCAAGTCCGATGGTGTTCTTTTTTGCGGTCCGGTCGAGGGCAGCATGGCCTGTGGCGAGTTCGGCTTTGGCCGGATGAGCGAACCCGACGAGATCATCGCGGCCATCGGCGCCGCCTTGTCGGAGGGGCCTTTGAAGGGAAAGCATGTGCTTGTGACGTCGGGGCCGACCCATGAACCCATTGATCCCGTTCGTTATATCGCCAATCGCTCTTCGGGTCAGCAGGGCAGCGCGATTGCGGCTGCGCTCGTCGCTCTCGGGGCGCATGTGACCTTTGTGACGGGGCCTGCGGATGCACCGCCGCCCCAAGGCGTTACGCTCGTCAAGGTCGAAACAGCCGCAGAAATGAAGACCGCTGTCGAAGCTGCACTTCCTGCGGATGCCGCTGTCTTTGCCGCCGCGGTTGCCGACTGGCGCGTGGCAAGTGCCAGCGGCAGCAAGATCAAGAAAGAAGCGGGCAAGCTTCCGACGCTCGAGTTTGCGGAAAATCCCGACATCCTCAAGACGGTCAGTCATATGAGCGAGGGCCGCCCCCGATTGGTCGTCGGCTTTGCGGCCGAGACCGACGACGTGATCGCCAATGCAACGGCCAAACGCGCCCGCAAAGGGTGCGACTGGATCGTGGCCAATGATGTCTCGCCCGCCACGGGGATCATGGGCGGCAGTGAAAATGCCGTGACGCTCATCACCGAACACGGGTCCGAAACGTGGGAAAGGATGGGCAAAGCCGAGGTTGCTGAACGGCTTGCCCGAAAGATTGCCGCCGCGCTGGGCTAG
- a CDS encoding RNA polymerase factor sigma-32, with protein sequence MALDGTMDRALSRRAMKAELLDAETEAALAYAWRDHRDEQALHRLITAYMRLAISMAAKFRRYGAPMNDLIQEASLGLMKAAEKFDPDRGVRFSTYAVWWIKASIQDYVMRNWSMVRTGSTSSQKSLFFNLRRVQARIEREAAARGESIDPVALRAAVAAEIGVPLADVEMMEGRLSGSDFSLDATQSSDEEGRSWVEALADDSEQAAERVEHDHDTHTLRQWLYSALSALNDRERFIVRERKLRDEPRTLESLGEELGLSKERVRQLEAAAFAKMRKTLENQSREIHNFL encoded by the coding sequence TTGGCACTTGATGGAACCATGGATCGGGCGCTCTCTCGCAGGGCGATGAAGGCGGAACTGCTGGATGCGGAAACCGAGGCGGCACTTGCTTATGCTTGGCGGGATCACCGCGATGAACAAGCGCTGCACCGTTTGATCACGGCTTATATGCGACTTGCCATTTCGATGGCGGCCAAGTTCCGCCGCTACGGCGCTCCGATGAACGATTTGATTCAGGAGGCCAGCCTTGGCTTGATGAAGGCAGCCGAGAAATTCGATCCTGATCGTGGCGTGCGGTTCTCGACCTATGCGGTCTGGTGGATCAAAGCGTCGATCCAGGATTATGTGATGCGCAATTGGTCGATGGTCCGGACCGGCTCGACCTCGTCGCAAAAGTCGCTGTTCTTCAATCTCCGCAGGGTTCAGGCCCGGATCGAACGCGAAGCTGCCGCGCGCGGGGAAAGCATCGATCCTGTCGCACTTCGCGCCGCTGTCGCCGCTGAAATCGGTGTCCCGTTGGCGGATGTGGAGATGATGGAAGGCCGTCTTTCGGGTTCGGATTTCTCGCTCGATGCCACGCAGTCGTCGGACGAAGAGGGCCGTTCATGGGTCGAAGCTCTGGCCGATGACAGCGAGCAAGCTGCCGAGCGGGTCGAGCATGACCACGACACCCACACCCTTCGCCAGTGGCTCTACTCGGCGCTTTCGGCGCTCAATGACCGTGAAAGGTTCATCGTGCGCGAACGAAAGCTGCGGGATGAGCCGCGGACGCTGGAGTCCCTGGGCGAGGAGCTTGGTCTTTCCAAAGAGCGTGTGCGCCAGCTTGAAGCGGCTGCCTTTGCCAAAATGCGCAAGACCCTCGAGAACCAATCGCGCGAAATCCACAATTTTCTCTGA
- the cobU gene encoding bifunctional adenosylcobinamide kinase/adenosylcobinamide-phosphate guanylyltransferase gives MNSKSAVKKCTLVLGGAASGKSLFAEQLVKNTGKNRIYIATSQIFDDEMRQKVEDHKKQRGDGWRTIEEPFDMAKALADATPKDVVLIDCATLWLTNHLLAEHDLGAEQEAFLNAIALCPSDVVIVSNETGLGIVPDNALARRFRNAQGRLNQAIASTADTVVFVAAGLPMVLKGELPR, from the coding sequence ATGAATTCCAAAAGCGCAGTGAAAAAGTGCACGCTCGTTCTTGGGGGGGCGGCTTCCGGAAAATCCCTGTTCGCCGAGCAATTGGTGAAAAATACGGGGAAAAATCGGATTTACATCGCAACCAGCCAGATCTTTGACGATGAAATGCGACAAAAAGTCGAAGACCACAAAAAACAGCGCGGCGACGGCTGGAGAACCATCGAAGAGCCCTTCGATATGGCAAAGGCGCTTGCCGATGCGACGCCCAAAGATGTCGTCCTGATCGACTGCGCGACCCTTTGGCTGACCAATCACCTTTTGGCCGAGCACGATCTCGGAGCAGAGCAAGAGGCGTTTCTAAACGCGATCGCGCTTTGCCCTTCTGATGTTGTGATCGTGTCGAATGAAACGGGTCTGGGTATTGTGCCCGACAATGCCCTGGCGCGGCGCTTCCGGAACGCCCAAGGCCGCCTGAACCAAGCCATCGCAAGCACTGCCGATACAGTGGTTTTCGTGGCTGCGGGACTTCCCATGGTGCTCAAGGGAGAACTGCCCCGATGA
- a CDS encoding histidine phosphatase family protein — translation MTRLWFVRHGPTHAKFMVGWSDIPADLSDRAAIERLARYLPNAPVVSSDLIRAVATADAIQEIRPRLEHDPALREINFGDWEMRTFDQDDVHLRAYWETPGDIAPPNGESWNATSKRVSTAVDNYLAQGFSDLILVGHFGMILTQVQRALGISAYETFAHRISNLSVTQITVGPDRWTLETIDHNP, via the coding sequence ATGACACGGCTTTGGTTTGTAAGACACGGGCCGACCCATGCCAAATTCATGGTCGGTTGGAGCGATATTCCTGCCGATCTGTCGGATCGTGCCGCGATTGAGCGTCTCGCTCGCTATCTCCCGAACGCACCCGTCGTGTCGTCCGACCTTATCCGCGCGGTCGCAACCGCCGACGCGATCCAAGAGATCCGCCCCCGTCTCGAGCATGACCCTGCCCTTCGGGAAATCAATTTCGGCGACTGGGAAATGCGGACCTTTGATCAGGATGATGTCCATCTTCGCGCCTATTGGGAAACACCCGGCGATATCGCGCCCCCGAACGGAGAAAGCTGGAACGCAACGTCGAAGAGGGTTTCCACCGCCGTCGATAATTATCTGGCCCAAGGGTTTAGCGACCTCATCCTTGTGGGCCACTTCGGGATGATCCTCACTCAGGTGCAGCGGGCGCTTGGCATTTCGGCCTATGAAACCTTTGCGCACAGGATTTCCAACCTCTCGGTGACGCAGATCACGGTGGGGCCCGACCGATGGACGCTCGAAACGATTGATCACAATCCTTGA